A DNA window from Massilia putida contains the following coding sequences:
- a CDS encoding TonB-dependent receptor, with the protein MRQQMGRNIVTRTAIASAVAVLVTGIAAEARAQDDAKATQTVIVTGVRAALEQSLRQKRNADAVVEVVTAEDIGKMPDKNVADAIQRLPGVNTQSSAGGEGGFGENDRVSLRGTSPSLQQTLFNGHAISTGDWFVLNQYGGNVGRSSSFSLLPSELVGSVVVQKSATADLVEGGVSGAINVITRRPLDFRQPLTVEASVQANYNDLAKKTEPQVSALVSWKNPANNFGVLLQGFSEKQSVRRDGQEILGYTPVSATSAAAIANPSLVGVKVPTFIGAALFEQKKKREGGAFDIEAKPSRDFGIDLNGFYSKLKAPHQNTNWLAAPANSINSANLIPTNPVIRNGTLVGAAFSSNSGEVDNIYRPDAGGESWYLDLNGRWRVTEDLSFTGKLGRTHGVGFDHSDVYYQNNVDGGMVYALNGMTPATVSYPGGNTTKPGSTAWAGGGEAQSVDKEKYAQIDGEWRLHDNPWIQAVRFGTRWTDHKRTAEHPLETRPGPNGFSNPGPAWSGQMYPGDFGSDLGGSVYNNYFKYDGAALGAWGAVPGNRLLDFTLRHNWLDEFKVGEKTAAVYGMADIGGDGWSGNFGVRAVETRQTTVVNLPGGPNPITGSAFGPYTPTTYERKYRDYLPSANVKFDVRSDLVVRAGIAKTMARPDYSALGGSVSLNDDALSGSGGNVKLDPIRSVNYDLSAEWYYMPKAMLSAGLFYMDFSSIVAQGTSTGSYYNNKRGAFTDYQITSPYNTKATNKGVELSWQQPVWNNFGVLTNYTWADGELDGGGEMLNASKNTYNVTGYYENDRFSARLAYSYRSSYKAGVDRGASQHVDSMPSLAASVNFKLNEHLTVTFDALNLTNETIKMYAENKDQPRAFYSNGRTFYLGLRGKL; encoded by the coding sequence ATGAGACAGCAGATGGGACGGAATATCGTGACGCGCACCGCGATCGCGAGCGCCGTGGCGGTACTGGTGACGGGCATCGCGGCCGAGGCGCGGGCGCAGGACGACGCGAAGGCGACGCAGACCGTGATCGTGACGGGCGTGCGCGCCGCGCTCGAACAATCGCTGCGCCAGAAGCGCAATGCGGATGCCGTCGTCGAGGTGGTGACGGCCGAGGACATCGGCAAGATGCCCGACAAGAACGTGGCCGACGCGATCCAGCGCCTGCCCGGCGTGAACACGCAATCGTCCGCGGGCGGAGAAGGCGGCTTCGGCGAGAACGACCGCGTGAGCCTGCGCGGCACGAGCCCCAGCCTGCAGCAGACGCTGTTCAACGGCCACGCCATCAGCACGGGCGACTGGTTCGTGCTGAACCAGTACGGCGGCAACGTGGGACGTTCGTCGAGCTTCTCGCTGCTGCCGTCGGAACTCGTGGGCTCCGTCGTCGTGCAGAAGAGCGCCACCGCCGATCTCGTCGAGGGCGGCGTCTCCGGCGCCATCAACGTGATCACGCGCCGACCGCTCGACTTCCGCCAGCCCCTGACGGTGGAAGCGTCCGTGCAGGCCAACTACAACGACCTCGCGAAAAAGACGGAGCCGCAGGTGTCGGCCCTCGTGAGCTGGAAGAACCCGGCGAATAATTTCGGCGTGCTGCTGCAGGGCTTTTCGGAAAAGCAGAGCGTGCGCCGCGACGGCCAGGAGATCCTCGGCTACACCCCGGTCAGCGCGACGAGCGCCGCCGCCATCGCGAATCCGTCGCTGGTGGGCGTGAAGGTCCCGACCTTCATCGGCGCCGCGCTGTTCGAGCAAAAGAAGAAGCGCGAAGGCGGCGCGTTCGACATCGAAGCGAAGCCGTCGCGCGACTTCGGCATCGACTTGAACGGCTTCTATTCGAAGCTGAAGGCGCCGCACCAGAACACGAACTGGCTGGCCGCGCCCGCGAACTCGATCAACAGTGCGAACCTGATTCCGACGAACCCCGTGATCCGCAACGGCACCCTCGTCGGCGCCGCGTTCTCCAGCAACTCGGGCGAGGTCGACAACATCTACCGTCCGGATGCGGGCGGCGAATCGTGGTACCTGGACCTGAACGGCCGCTGGCGCGTGACGGAAGACCTGAGCTTCACGGGCAAGCTCGGTCGCACCCACGGCGTGGGCTTCGACCACAGCGACGTCTACTACCAGAACAACGTCGACGGCGGCATGGTGTACGCGCTGAACGGCATGACGCCTGCCACCGTGAGCTACCCGGGCGGGAACACGACGAAGCCCGGATCGACGGCATGGGCGGGCGGCGGCGAAGCGCAATCGGTCGACAAGGAAAAGTACGCGCAGATCGACGGCGAATGGCGTCTGCACGACAACCCGTGGATCCAGGCCGTGCGCTTCGGCACGCGCTGGACGGACCACAAGCGCACCGCCGAACACCCGCTGGAAACCCGTCCGGGCCCGAACGGCTTCTCGAATCCGGGACCGGCATGGAGCGGCCAGATGTATCCGGGCGACTTCGGCTCGGACCTCGGCGGCAGCGTCTACAACAACTACTTCAAGTACGACGGCGCGGCCCTCGGCGCCTGGGGCGCGGTGCCGGGCAACCGCCTGCTCGACTTCACGCTGCGCCACAACTGGCTGGACGAATTCAAGGTGGGCGAGAAGACGGCGGCCGTCTACGGCATGGCCGATATCGGCGGCGACGGCTGGAGCGGCAACTTCGGCGTGCGCGCCGTCGAGACGCGCCAGACGACCGTCGTGAACCTGCCGGGCGGACCGAACCCGATCACCGGTTCCGCGTTCGGTCCGTACACGCCGACGACGTACGAACGCAAATACCGCGACTACCTGCCGAGCGCGAACGTGAAGTTCGACGTGCGTTCCGATCTCGTCGTCCGCGCCGGCATCGCCAAGACGATGGCGCGGCCTGACTACAGCGCGCTGGGCGGCTCGGTGTCGCTGAACGACGACGCGCTGTCGGGCAGCGGCGGCAACGTCAAGCTCGATCCGATCCGCTCCGTCAACTACGACCTGTCGGCCGAGTGGTACTACATGCCGAAGGCGATGCTGTCGGCGGGCCTGTTCTACATGGATTTCAGCTCCATCGTCGCGCAGGGCACGAGCACGGGCAGCTATTACAACAACAAGCGCGGCGCGTTCACGGATTACCAGATCACGTCGCCGTACAACACCAAGGCCACGAACAAAGGCGTTGAACTCAGCTGGCAGCAGCCGGTGTGGAACAACTTCGGCGTGCTCACCAACTACACGTGGGCGGACGGCGAACTGGATGGCGGCGGCGAGATGCTCAACGCGTCCAAGAACACGTACAACGTGACGGGCTATTACGAGAACGACCGCTTCTCCGCGCGTCTCGCGTACAGCTACCGTTCGTCGTACAAGGCCGGCGTCGACCGCGGCGCGAGCCAGCACGTCGATTCGATGCCGTCGCTGGCGGCGTCCGTGAACTTCAAGCTGAACGAACATCTGACCGTCACGTTCGATGCGCTGAACCTCACGAACGAGACGATCAAGATGTACGCCGAAAACAAGGACCAGCCGCGCGCCTTTTACTCGAACGGCCGCACCTTCTACCTCGGCCTGCGCGGCAAGCTCTGA
- a CDS encoding family 20 glycosylhydrolase, translating into MSQRESLDGAAVAVSWECLSNLVADEVFAARLTLTNVSGAPIASGWAVYFNTCRRVLAGSVSAGFDIEHVNGDLFALRRPGGGAWLPGELLDVRYEAQFWAISVTDAPLGFYLVEASGRTVDLGDPEINPFARPEQLQRHARDMLPPADAAWRWRENAGLRLLPAEEVGRITPTPISARLSAERCRLSAASGVDAGAALAGEAVLLRAVLAGLPQGEGARILLEIGAAVATAGAAEGPEAYCLDIREGSILVRGASAHGVFNGIQTLAQLLDDDGSLPCGRVLDAPRFGYRGMMLDVARHFAPVDTVRRLLDCMARYKLNRLHLHLTDDEGWRLKIDALPELTDIGSKRGVARGHGLPLDGGPLPPSFGSGADVETSSGTGCYDADDFIAILRYAHARHIEVIPEFNLPGHARAAVLAMRARHDRLRAQGDIEGAERYLLSDPYDASVYESVQLWRDNVICIALPSVDRFIDTVVAHVAALYREAGVPLKAIHTGGDEVPLGAWEGSPRCQALMRERGWTQVGQLHADFVGRCRAILARHGLVFAGWEETALAYDDTAAGGGVTPQPDPGFAGPGFQVYAWNNAWGSGKEDVAYRLANAGYDVVLANAANLYFDLAYAKDPQEPGYYWAGFVETRHAFGFCPLDMIVSAADDPMGQAVPPERLAAMARLTPEGRRRIVGLQGQLWGENARTRDRIEYLAAPRLVALAERAWAPDPGWCAIDDAAARARAMDDAWNEFANRLGQRELARLDRAPLAYGYRLPPPGAVAHGRTVHANVALPGLALHYTLDGSEPDAASPRYVAPVEAGPDAAEFKVATFDTRGRKSATVVIALDSHG; encoded by the coding sequence GTGTCGCAACGGGAATCGCTGGACGGCGCCGCGGTCGCGGTGTCGTGGGAATGCCTGTCCAACCTCGTCGCGGACGAGGTGTTCGCGGCGCGGCTGACGTTGACCAACGTGTCGGGCGCGCCGATCGCATCGGGGTGGGCCGTGTATTTCAACACGTGCCGCCGCGTGCTGGCAGGCAGCGTGAGCGCGGGCTTCGACATCGAACACGTCAACGGCGACCTGTTCGCGCTGCGCCGCCCGGGCGGTGGGGCGTGGCTGCCGGGCGAGCTGCTGGACGTGCGCTACGAAGCCCAATTCTGGGCCATCAGCGTGACGGACGCGCCGCTCGGCTTCTACCTCGTCGAGGCAAGCGGACGCACGGTCGACCTGGGCGATCCGGAGATCAATCCGTTCGCGCGGCCGGAACAGCTGCAGCGCCATGCGCGCGACATGCTGCCGCCGGCCGACGCGGCCTGGCGCTGGCGCGAGAACGCCGGCCTGCGCCTGCTGCCGGCCGAGGAGGTGGGCCGCATCACGCCCACGCCGATCTCGGCGCGTTTGAGCGCGGAACGTTGCCGCTTGTCGGCCGCGAGCGGCGTCGATGCAGGGGCCGCGCTGGCCGGCGAAGCGGTGCTGCTGCGTGCAGTGCTGGCTGGCCTGCCGCAAGGCGAGGGCGCACGCATCCTGCTGGAGATCGGTGCGGCGGTCGCCACCGCAGGGGCGGCCGAGGGGCCGGAGGCCTACTGTCTCGACATCCGCGAGGGCTCGATCCTCGTGCGCGGCGCCAGTGCGCATGGCGTGTTCAACGGCATCCAGACGCTGGCCCAGCTGCTGGACGACGATGGCTCCCTGCCGTGCGGCCGCGTGCTCGACGCGCCGCGCTTCGGCTACCGCGGCATGATGCTCGACGTGGCGCGCCACTTCGCGCCGGTGGACACCGTGCGGCGCCTGCTCGACTGCATGGCGCGCTACAAATTGAATCGTCTGCATCTGCACCTGACGGACGACGAGGGTTGGCGCCTCAAGATCGACGCGCTGCCGGAACTCACGGACATCGGCAGCAAACGGGGCGTGGCCCGCGGCCATGGCCTGCCGCTCGATGGCGGTCCCTTGCCGCCATCGTTCGGTTCCGGCGCCGACGTGGAGACGTCCTCCGGCACGGGTTGCTACGACGCGGACGACTTCATCGCGATCCTGCGTTACGCGCATGCGCGCCACATCGAGGTCATCCCGGAATTCAATCTGCCGGGCCACGCGCGGGCGGCCGTGCTGGCGATGCGCGCGCGCCACGACCGCCTGCGCGCGCAGGGAGATATCGAAGGCGCCGAACGTTATCTGCTGAGCGATCCGTACGACGCCTCCGTCTACGAATCCGTGCAGCTGTGGCGCGACAACGTGATCTGCATCGCGCTGCCGTCCGTCGACCGTTTCATCGATACTGTCGTGGCCCACGTGGCCGCGCTGTACCGCGAGGCCGGCGTGCCCCTGAAGGCCATCCACACGGGTGGCGACGAGGTGCCGCTCGGCGCCTGGGAAGGCTCGCCGCGCTGCCAGGCGCTGATGCGCGAACGCGGCTGGACGCAGGTGGGCCAGCTGCACGCGGACTTCGTCGGCCGCTGCCGCGCGATCCTGGCGCGCCACGGCCTCGTGTTCGCGGGTTGGGAAGAGACGGCGCTGGCGTATGACGACACTGCGGCGGGCGGCGGCGTCACGCCGCAGCCGGATCCGGGCTTCGCGGGCCCCGGCTTCCAGGTCTATGCGTGGAATAACGCATGGGGCTCGGGCAAGGAGGACGTCGCGTACCGCCTCGCCAACGCCGGCTACGACGTGGTGCTGGCGAACGCCGCCAACCTGTATTTCGATCTCGCCTACGCCAAGGACCCGCAGGAGCCGGGCTATTACTGGGCCGGTTTCGTGGAGACGCGCCACGCGTTCGGTTTCTGCCCGCTGGACATGATCGTCAGCGCCGCCGACGACCCGATGGGGCAGGCCGTCCCGCCCGAGCGCCTGGCCGCGATGGCGCGCCTGACGCCGGAAGGACGGCGCCGCATCGTCGGCCTGCAGGGACAGCTGTGGGGCGAGAATGCGCGCACGCGCGACCGCATCGAATACCTGGCCGCGCCGCGCCTGGTGGCGCTGGCGGAACGGGCGTGGGCGCCCGATCCCGGCTGGTGCGCCATCGACGATGCCGCGGCGCGTGCCCGCGCCATGGACGACGCGTGGAACGAATTCGCCAACCGCCTCGGCCAGAGAGAGTTGGCGCGCCTCGACCGCGCGCCGCTGGCCTACGGTTATCGTCTGCCGCCGCCTGGCGCCGTCGCCCATGGCCGGACGGTCCACGCGAATGTCGCCCTGCCGGGCCTCGCGCTGCATTACACTCTGGACGGCAGCGAGCCCGATGCCGCCAGCCCGCGCTACGTGGCGCCGGTGGAAGCCGGGCCGGACGCCGCCGAGTTCAAGGTCGCCACCTTCGACACGCGCGGCCGCAAGAGCGCAACCGTCGTCATCGCACTGGACTCCCATGGATAG
- a CDS encoding MFS transporter has product MDSLRPDHLTPAGRGQARHPLAWVPSLYLAQGLPFYAVALVAGLMFKSMGVPNEQIARWTGMLGLAWVFKALWSPFLELAASKKRVVVVLQVTGGIALAALALVLQLPAWFALAIGLLAVVSLASSTHDIAADGLYIASLSARQQAAYAGWQGAFFNGAKFLSLGGLVILAGFLEQRVGAPAAWATVFGLLGGLLAGLGLYHAWALPGTLTPAAAGASMRGTVAVLVDVVRAFFAKPGIWMGIVFILLFRLAEGQVQTIGPLFLRDARAIGGLGLSTQEVGAIYGTAGTAAFLAGSILGGWFTSRVGLKRAMLVLILAMNVPNLVFWYLSTMQPSSLGLTTVALSMEMFGYGFGFVGMILFIMQVIAPGRYQTAHYALGSGFMQLGFVLSKVVSGDIQQLLGYRHFFLWVVLSALPVLVLTRFVKMTSAEQG; this is encoded by the coding sequence ATGGATAGCCTCCGTCCCGACCACCTGACACCCGCCGGACGCGGACAAGCGCGCCATCCGCTGGCGTGGGTGCCTTCCCTGTACCTCGCGCAGGGCCTGCCGTTCTACGCCGTCGCCCTCGTCGCCGGGCTGATGTTCAAGAGCATGGGCGTGCCGAACGAGCAGATCGCGCGCTGGACCGGCATGCTGGGGCTTGCCTGGGTGTTCAAGGCGTTGTGGAGTCCCTTCCTGGAACTGGCGGCCAGCAAGAAGCGCGTCGTCGTCGTGCTGCAGGTCACGGGCGGGATCGCGCTCGCGGCCCTCGCGCTCGTGCTGCAGCTGCCCGCGTGGTTCGCGCTGGCGATCGGTCTGCTGGCCGTGGTGTCGCTCGCGTCCAGCACGCACGACATCGCGGCCGACGGTTTATATATCGCGAGCTTGTCCGCGCGCCAGCAGGCCGCGTACGCCGGCTGGCAGGGCGCGTTCTTCAACGGCGCCAAATTCCTGTCGCTGGGCGGGCTCGTGATCCTCGCGGGGTTCCTGGAACAGCGCGTCGGCGCGCCGGCCGCGTGGGCGACCGTGTTCGGCTTGCTGGGCGGGTTGCTGGCGGGCCTGGGGTTGTATCACGCGTGGGCGCTGCCGGGGACGCTCACGCCGGCCGCCGCGGGCGCATCCATGCGCGGCACGGTGGCCGTTTTGGTGGACGTCGTGCGCGCCTTCTTCGCCAAGCCGGGCATCTGGATGGGCATCGTGTTCATCCTGCTGTTCCGCCTCGCGGAAGGGCAGGTGCAGACGATCGGTCCGCTGTTCCTGCGCGACGCGCGCGCGATCGGCGGTCTCGGGCTCTCGACGCAGGAAGTGGGCGCGATCTACGGCACGGCCGGCACGGCGGCCTTCCTGGCCGGCAGCATCCTCGGCGGCTGGTTCACGTCGCGCGTGGGCCTCAAGCGCGCGATGCTCGTGCTGATCCTGGCGATGAACGTGCCGAATCTCGTGTTCTGGTATCTGAGCACGATGCAGCCGTCCAGCCTTGGCTTGACCACGGTGGCGCTGTCGATGGAGATGTTCGGCTACGGCTTCGGTTTCGTCGGCATGATCCTGTTCATCATGCAGGTGATCGCGCCCGGCCGCTACCAGACCGCGCACTATGCGCTGGGGTCCGGCTTCATGCAGCTGGGCTTCGTGCTGTCGAAGGTGGTCAGCGGCGACATCCAGCAACTGCTCGGCTATCGCCACTTCTTCCTGTGGGTCGTGCTGTCGGCGCTGCCCGTGCTCGTGCTCACACGCTTCGTGAAAATGACATCCGCCGAGCAGGGTTGA
- the infA gene encoding translation initiation factor IF-1: MAKEELIEMDGIVQEILPDSRFRVDLDNGHKLIAYTSGKMRQHHIRILAGDRVTLEMSAYDLSKGRITFRHIEKRNAAPARRPTYRR; the protein is encoded by the coding sequence ATGGCCAAAGAAGAACTCATCGAAATGGACGGCATCGTCCAGGAAATCCTGCCCGACTCGCGCTTTCGCGTCGACCTGGACAATGGACATAAACTGATCGCTTACACGTCGGGCAAGATGCGCCAGCACCACATCCGCATCCTGGCGGGCGACCGCGTGACCTTGGAAATGTCGGCGTACGACCTGAGCAAGGGCCGCATCACGTTCCGCCACATCGAAAAACGCAACGCGGCGCCGGCGCGCCGCCCGACGTACCGCCGCTGA
- a CDS encoding extracellular catalytic domain type 1 short-chain-length polyhydroxyalkanoate depolymerase — translation MKPYEQFVENILGAVRSGQGKDPAAATALIQDALRNAGLMPGAQPGARAPFADLNNIPSGDWRARFDARHTRPHKSPTPDAPGQFLAGSFSNGAGTRRYRLYVPARAASGPRPLVVMLHGCQQSAGDFAAGTAMNRLAEEHGCLVLYPDQERGANSSNCWNWFDAAHQQREQGEPSLLAGMTRDVLREHGADPDRVYVAGLSAGGAMAAVMGAAYPDLYAAVGVHSGLPVGAARDLMSGLNAMKGKHLGGASRTLRRRVPLIVFHGDQDAVVHPSNGEVLIRQFLGDGTVREIEERGTAGAGRGHTRTTALDDDGRVVAEHWIVHGAGHAWAGGDPAGSYTDASGPNASAEMLRFFLAQAD, via the coding sequence ATGAAACCCTATGAACAATTTGTCGAAAACATCCTGGGCGCGGTCCGCTCGGGCCAGGGCAAGGACCCGGCCGCGGCCACCGCGCTGATCCAGGACGCGCTGCGCAACGCCGGGCTGATGCCGGGCGCGCAGCCGGGCGCACGTGCGCCCTTCGCCGATCTGAACAACATACCGTCCGGCGATTGGCGCGCGCGCTTCGACGCGCGGCACACGCGTCCGCACAAGTCGCCCACGCCGGACGCGCCCGGCCAGTTCCTCGCCGGGTCGTTTAGTAACGGGGCCGGCACGCGCCGCTACCGTTTATATGTGCCGGCGCGGGCCGCGTCCGGGCCGCGGCCGCTCGTCGTCATGCTGCACGGCTGCCAGCAGAGCGCCGGCGACTTCGCGGCCGGCACCGCGATGAACCGGCTGGCGGAGGAGCATGGCTGCCTGGTGTTGTATCCGGATCAGGAGCGCGGCGCCAACAGTTCGAACTGCTGGAACTGGTTCGACGCGGCGCACCAGCAGCGCGAGCAGGGTGAGCCTTCCCTGCTCGCCGGCATGACGCGCGACGTCCTGCGCGAACATGGCGCCGACCCGGACCGCGTCTACGTGGCCGGCCTGTCGGCGGGCGGGGCGATGGCGGCCGTCATGGGCGCCGCGTATCCCGACCTGTATGCGGCCGTCGGCGTGCACTCCGGCCTGCCGGTCGGCGCCGCGCGCGACCTGATGTCGGGCCTGAATGCGATGAAGGGCAAGCACCTGGGCGGCGCGAGCCGGACCCTGCGCCGCCGCGTGCCGCTGATCGTGTTCCATGGCGACCAGGATGCCGTCGTGCATCCGTCCAACGGCGAGGTGCTGATCCGCCAGTTCCTGGGCGACGGGACCGTGCGCGAGATCGAGGAACGCGGCACTGCCGGCGCGGGCCGCGGCCACACGCGCACGACGGCGCTGGACGATGACGGGCGCGTGGTGGCCGAACACTGGATCGTGCACGGGGCCGGTCACGCGTGGGCGGGCGGCGATCCGGCCGGTTCGTACACCGATGCGTCCGGCCCGAACGCGTCGGCCGAGATGCTGCGCTTCTTCCTGGCGCAGGCCGACTGA
- a CDS encoding DUF2058 domain-containing protein produces MVSLQEQLMKAGLVDKKKVKVANQEKAKQQKIERRTGVQSVNETKEAVAEAQRQQAERARALNAQRDAAAAAKAVEAQIAQMIQVNRQPKGKGNLDVAYHFTIGTKIERIHVSAAVRDHLVAGRLSIVAHAGGFELVPRVIADKIAERAPDRVVRVNKAAEAVAAGEEDPYKDFKIPDDFDW; encoded by the coding sequence ATGGTTTCCCTGCAGGAGCAGCTGATGAAGGCCGGGCTGGTCGACAAGAAGAAGGTCAAGGTCGCCAACCAGGAAAAGGCCAAGCAGCAAAAGATCGAGCGTCGCACCGGCGTGCAGAGCGTCAACGAGACGAAGGAGGCGGTCGCCGAGGCCCAGCGTCAGCAGGCCGAGCGCGCCCGCGCGTTGAACGCCCAGCGCGATGCGGCCGCGGCCGCCAAGGCCGTCGAGGCGCAGATCGCGCAGATGATCCAGGTTAATCGCCAGCCCAAGGGCAAGGGCAACCTCGACGTCGCTTATCACTTCACGATCGGCACCAAGATCGAGCGCATCCACGTCTCCGCGGCCGTGCGCGACCACCTGGTGGCGGGCCGCCTGTCCATCGTCGCCCATGCGGGCGGCTTCGAACTGGTGCCGCGCGTGATCGCGGACAAGATCGCGGAACGGGCGCCGGATCGTGTCGTGCGCGTCAACAAGGCCGCCGAAGCCGTCGCGGCAGGTGAAGAGGATCCCTACAAGGACTTCAAGATCCCCGACGACTTCGACTGGTGA
- a CDS encoding helix-turn-helix domain-containing protein → MKTAARVSRLYEVMDLMLDSVGDPLALKSLAASASYSSFHFDRIFRELTGFSAVEYQRKRRLRRAAHLLRHEPDVPIVRIAQDCGFPSNAAFAKAFKQQFAMSAKAWREGGWRQYMDQQVGRESDVSFFVAEPDDLETILAPYCPPEPGTVAARIAVRNLPPLLLRYQRFFGQSGAALSFACHDFIQEREQADGLPATTAWYGVFDEDPGFTGEREYCYDFGCADDAVLDPGLGLRVLPPGSYACLDFDGEWPRFRSMYEDWLDKQAVWRLDSTRPHIQKVERTVEGRWRGWLALPVKKR, encoded by the coding sequence ATGAAGACCGCCGCGCGCGTGTCGCGCCTGTATGAAGTCATGGACCTGATGCTGGACTCGGTCGGCGATCCGCTCGCATTGAAATCGCTGGCGGCGTCGGCCAGCTATTCGTCGTTCCACTTCGACCGCATCTTCCGCGAACTGACCGGTTTCTCGGCCGTCGAATACCAGCGCAAGCGCCGCCTGCGCCGCGCCGCGCACCTGCTGCGCCACGAACCCGACGTGCCCATCGTGCGCATCGCCCAGGATTGCGGCTTCCCGTCGAACGCGGCATTCGCCAAGGCGTTCAAGCAGCAATTCGCGATGTCGGCCAAGGCGTGGCGCGAAGGGGGATGGCGTCAATACATGGACCAGCAGGTCGGCCGCGAGAGCGACGTCAGCTTTTTTGTGGCCGAGCCGGACGACCTGGAAACGATCCTGGCGCCCTACTGCCCGCCCGAGCCGGGCACGGTCGCCGCGCGCATCGCCGTGCGCAACCTGCCGCCGCTGTTGCTGCGCTATCAGCGCTTCTTCGGCCAGTCCGGCGCGGCGCTGTCGTTCGCCTGCCACGACTTCATCCAGGAACGCGAACAGGCCGACGGCCTGCCCGCCACGACCGCCTGGTACGGCGTGTTCGACGAAGACCCGGGTTTCACGGGCGAGCGCGAATATTGCTACGACTTCGGCTGCGCCGACGACGCCGTGCTCGATCCGGGCCTGGGCCTGCGCGTGCTGCCGCCCGGCAGCTACGCCTGCCTCGACTTCGACGGCGAATGGCCGCGCTTCCGCTCCATGTACGAGGATTGGCTCGACAAACAGGCCGTCTGGCGCCTGGACAGCACCCGCCCGCACATCCAGAAAGTCGAGCGGACGGTCGAAGGGCGCTGGCGCGGCTGGCTCGCGCTGCCTGTCAAGAAACGTTGA
- a CDS encoding NF038120 family PEP-CTERM protein, with amino-acid sequence MTTNPTSCVSRALPGLNKLVFGVAAALALLATAPATASVVNFESLSPDAIYVDGDTLAEAGYTLQAVDNFGGTSGAVGMLINGMDPTSCALGGCPTNNTSHFYQGLNGGSVTVSKNDGGQFSVRSLDFGFVAPFGSLANYSYGQLQLTGNLANGTTVGLALDFAGTDSSGNPLFDTAVLPTAFGNTLLTSLTIRACLFDGIGGCTVATDPSVDPTAYQRQFAIDNLALAEVPEPGSLALIGLGLGALLSRRRKSAASSNNA; translated from the coding sequence ATGACAACCAATCCGACTTCTTGCGTTTCCCGTGCCCTACCCGGGCTGAATAAACTGGTCTTTGGCGTTGCCGCCGCGCTGGCGCTGCTGGCCACGGCACCCGCCACGGCCTCCGTGGTGAACTTCGAATCCCTGAGCCCCGACGCCATCTACGTCGATGGCGACACGCTCGCGGAGGCCGGCTACACGCTGCAGGCGGTCGACAATTTCGGCGGGACCAGCGGCGCCGTCGGCATGCTCATCAACGGCATGGACCCGACGAGCTGCGCGCTGGGCGGCTGCCCGACCAACAACACGAGCCATTTCTACCAGGGCCTGAACGGCGGCAGCGTCACGGTCAGCAAGAACGACGGCGGCCAGTTCAGCGTGCGCAGCCTCGACTTCGGTTTCGTTGCGCCGTTCGGCAGTCTGGCGAACTATTCGTATGGCCAGCTGCAGTTGACCGGCAACCTCGCGAACGGCACCACGGTCGGCCTGGCGCTCGACTTCGCGGGCACGGACAGCAGCGGCAATCCGCTGTTCGATACCGCCGTTCTGCCCACCGCCTTCGGCAATACCCTGCTGACGAGCCTGACGATCCGCGCCTGCCTGTTCGACGGCATCGGCGGCTGCACCGTCGCGACGGACCCGTCGGTGGATCCGACGGCCTACCAGCGCCAGTTCGCCATCGACAACCTCGCGCTGGCCGAAGTCCCGGAGCCGGGCAGCCTGGCACTGATCGGCTTGGGCCTGGGTGCGCTGCTGTCGCGCCGCCGCAAGTCCGCCGCTTCGTCCAACAACGCCTGA